The DNA segment GGGAGATAGAAGAGGAGATCCAGAGTCACCGCCCCGGCATCGACTCACTGCATGAGCAGGTCCAAGCACTGCCACAGGCCTACATACATTTCCCTGAGGTATGTgtgctttgtttttaataattcttcAGTCATGACGTGCTATTTGTAGTACTAAATTATTGTTTATGGCTGACTGCAGGTGGATGGTCGCCTACCTGCTATTGAGCAGCGCTTTGAAGAACTGGAGTCTCTGTCAGCAGCTCGGCGCCAGGCTCTGGAAGGTGCCCTAGCCCTTTACCGCATGTTCAGTGAAGCTGGTGCCTGCCAGCTCTGGGTGGAGGAAAAGGAGCAATGGTTACATGGCATGGAGATCCCTACCAAACTGGAGGACTTAGAGGTGGTGCAGCAGAGGTTAGTCTGGGCGTTAGAGAAGGGGAGAATGTTCAAACAGATTTGagttattttaatgttgatGGCTAAATACTTCTAAGAATAATAACTAAAAATTCATTCAAATAATTAGATTTGTAAAATCAAACACATGAGGTAGTGTTGATGAAATAccccatagaaataaaattgtaaGAAAATTCAacaatcaatacatttttttgtataacGTCAATGCCTTCTCTCACAAGTACCTCAATTATTTACGTAAATATCCAGTCTAAATTACATAAGACTTTTCAGAATGAGTAAACTAATGTTGGACTATTCTTTATGACTGGAGGTTCGAGACACTGGAACCTGAGATGAACAACCTAGGAATTCGTGTCGCCGATGTGAACCAGGTTGCCGAGCAGCTGTTGAGCTCCGACAACTGTAGCAAAGCCCAAATCCACCAGACACGAGACCAACTGCACAACAGGTCAGAGCTAACACATGAGCCCTATTAAAATCCACTACTTTACACAGAAAAATATTTGTACTCAAAAAATTTTgcataaatattacatttgttGTGGTCCTTAGATGGAAGGAGTTTGAACAACTGGCTGGCCAAAAGAAAATAGCTCTAGAGTCGGCCCTAAACATCCAGAATTACCACTTGGAGTGTAATGAGATCCAAACTTGGATGAAGGAAAAGACCAAAGTGATTGAATCCACTCAGAGCCTGGGCAATGACCTCGCTGGAGTGATGGCACTGCAACGCAAACTCACTGGCATGGAGAGGGACCTGGAGGCCATTCAGGTATGGAGAGGTCACATGTAGAGACTTATTGCAATAGGATGGGATCCAAACAGATTGTATAATAGACACTGTAAAAACCAGGGAAGTTAATAACATTATATTAGGCTTTATGTTGGGGTATCTTGTCATCATATctggattaaaataatttttcatatACTTTCAGGGCAAACTGGATGACCTGAGAAACGAGGCTGAAAAGCTGGCCACTGAACATCCAGATCAGGCTGGAGAGATCCAAGGACACCTGGCAGGGATTCAAGATGTGTGGGAGGAGTTGAACGCTACCATGAAGCGGCGTGAGGAGTCATTGGGCGAAGCCAGCAAGCTGCAGGGCTTCCTTAGGGATCTGGATGACTTCCAGTCCTGGCTGTCCCGCACCCAGACAGCCGTGGCCTCGGAGGACATTCCCACCTCTCTGGCAGAGGCTGAGAGTTTGCTAGCCCAACACGAAAGTATCAAGAATGAGGTGGATAACTATAAGGAGGACTACGAAAAGATGCGGGCGGTTGGTGAGGAGGTGACCCAAGGTCAGACTGATGCCCAGCACATGTTCTTGGCCCAAAGGCTCCAGGCACTTGACACTGGCTGGCATGAGTTGCGTCGCATGTGGGAGAACCGCCACAGTCTTTTGGCCCAAGCCTTTGACTACCAGACTTTCTTGAGAGACGCAAAGCAGGCAGAGGCTTTCCTCAACAGCCAGGTTAGAAAAATACACTGCCAGAGAACTATGGCTtcattgaaacaaaaaacatgcatcAACACACAGCCTTATTGGCACAGTTTACAGTCCAGCAGTCAGTGCCAAAATCAAAGAGATACTGCTTGATTTAAGTAAATGATTAAGTCTTTCATCAAGGCTTTGGTTAAAGTAACTAGGAGTTGgatataaatctaaatctaatatAACATTTTCACCAGACCCATCATTACCCTCATGTTTAAGCTCAGCATTTACCCTATTTTAATCTTTATTAtggttgtgtgggtgtttgtggttTGTTTACATTAGTGCCCAGTAATGTGTTTTCACACGCTCTCAAATCAGAGCAACTGAGATGAGAAAAGTAAGCTGTAATGTAAGTAGGTCATAGGGCTAGATTTGTATGGTGTAGGCCGTAATACTACAGTATGTCTATTTTGATGTCATAAAATCCAGAGACCTGCTAACATAATTCAGTGgcacaaaaaatgaaattatgGGAAATTAAAGTTTATTAACATGTAAGGACTGGAACAACCGTCTATCCCAgtacttgttttaaatgttttaatctcAATACATCAATTACAGTAAGCGGACAGGCTGCACAAATCAAGAAAAATCATTGGCATAAGATaagaagtgtttaaaaaaaaaaaaaacacacattcctTTCCTCCCTGTGTAGGAGTATGTGCTGTCCCACATAGAGATGCCCACCAGTCTTCAGGGAGCAGAGGAGGCCATTAAAAAGCATGAGGACTTTCTCACCACCACAGAGGCCAGTGAGGAGAAGATAACTGGTGTGGTTGAGGCTGGACGGCGCCTCATTAATGACTGTAATGCAAACTCTGATAAGATCCAGGAAAAAGTTGATTCTATCCAGGAAAGGTTAGCGCAAGCCCCAATGCatgtttttcttcatatttgatgtttgaaaaatacaaattaatttaactttCTCCTTAATTTTCTCCAGGCATGTTAAGAATAAGGAGGCTGCAAATGAATTGCTGACAAAGCTTAAGGATAACCGTGAACTGCAGCACTTCCTCCAAGATGGACAggaggtaaaaaaaactgtttttaataataatataatgaataaataagtaaaGATGCTTAAGGGATATATTTGTGAAAGTTACCTAGTATTGTGAATACAAATCACTTCTTTAAGCATAAGACAAACTATAGGATTTgttttaaacacaatttcattATACATCAGAAATAATGCTTTTTCCATAACGCTATTCTCTTTTCTGTAGCTCACGTTGTGGATCAATGAGAAGATGTTGACAGCACAGGACATGTCTTATGATGAGGCCAGAAATCTTCACAGCAAGTGGCAGAAACATCAGGCCTTCATGGCAGAGCTGGCCTCCAACAAAGACTGGCTAGACAAAATTGATAAGGTGTGgccattttcaaatgtaatgttATTAAACAGTACTTGGACATCTATCGATCTGACTGTTGATGGGATTGTTAATGGCTGATCAATAAGGCCAAATAGCATTTTATctatatgtattttttcttGGGACAATCTGTTAGGACTGACATTAACAAagcaaaattaaagtaaattcaAACTTGTCTTTGTTTCCTGTCTCCAACAGGAAGGTCAGGCACTGGTGGCGGAGAAGCCGGAGCTGAAACCTGTTGTTCAGCAGACCCTGGAGGACCTACAGCGTCAGTGGGAGGAGCTGGAGGGCACCACCCGCACCAAGGCCCAGTGCTTGTTTGATGCTAACCGGGCAGAGCTCTTTACACAGAGCTGCTCTGCTCTCGATGTCTGGCTGAAAAACCTTGAGGGTCAGCTGTATAGCGACGACTATGGCAAAGATTTAACTAGTGTCAACATCTTGCTCAAAAAACACCAGGTATACCACACTGTGCAAGCAAAGCACAATCTATGCCATTGATGCTGTCAAGAAATACTGTTAATTTTATACTAAACATGTctgattttaaatgtgctggaaaaaaagcaacagaatGTATTATATAAATCTAAACTTGCTGAGTGCAAGTTGTAGAACTGGCCAAATCTGTTAAGTAGAGATTGCCAAATGTCATATCTTCTTGTCTAACactttaactgtttaactgtCCCTGTATAGATGCTTGAGCACCAGATGGAGGTCAGAGAAAAGGAGGTGCAGTCCCTCCAGTCTCAGGCTCTGGCCCTATCCCAGGAGGACGCTGGTCTCGCTGAGGTAGATGGTCAGCAAAGGCGAGTCACTGATAACTTCTCCAACCTTCAGGATCCTCTCGAACTGAGGAGACAGCGACTACTCGCCTCCAAAGAAGCACATCAATTTAACAGAGACCTGGAGGATGAAATTGTGAGTCGGATTACCTGACTGATAGCAGAAATTAGATATAGACGTTTGGAGTGAGTAAGTGTTTCTATTGCATCCAGTTTTGCCTAATGTGATGATCTTTTATTCATTCGTCTGATTTTCTCTCAGCTATGGGTGAAAGAGAGGATGCCCCTGGCGGACTCCACAGACCATGGAAAAGACCTGCCCACCGTACAGCTGTTAATCAAGAAGAACCAGGTACAGGGATACATTTCCTttgacaattttaaaaacaataagttTTATAAAATGTTGCAATGCAGggcaaataaaaggaaaataaagttgacttgGACTCATTGGCATCTCTACATTGTTTAACACCTTCACTGAGTATACACCTAATGCAAGCGTGAGGTGAATAAAATGCCAACCCACCTTCTCTGTTTCTAAATCAGACATTGCAGAAGGAGATCCAAGGCCACCAGCCACGCATCGATGACATCCATAGACGAGGCAAGACTCAGAGCCAGGTAGATGGTGAGAGACAGTCCGTCCTAGAGGAGCGCCTTGTTGAGCTGCGGGACCTCTGGGACCAGCTGATAGCTGAGACAGACAAGCGCCATGCCCGCCTAATAGAGGCCAATCGCGCCCAGCAGTTCTATACTGATGCAGCGGAGGCGGAGGCGTGGATGGGAGAGCAAGAGTTACACATGATGTCAGAAGAAAAAGCCAAGGTTagacaagagaaaataaaacatagTAGTAGTGCCCCTCTTTCACAATCTACTGTCTTGAGAAAATGtgataatttcccatttttctcccAGGATGAGCAAAGTGCACTAGTGATGGTCAAGAAGCACCAGACCCTGGAACAGGCACTTGAAGACTACGCCCAAACCATTCACCAACTGGCCAACAGCAGCCGTCTCATGGTCACCAGTGAACATCCAGAGAGGTAAGAGCACACAAATAGATTTGAATGTTGACGTGTCAATTGTGACAAGCCTTCTTATGAAGAAAGTTGTACACCCACAATCACTGATCTGTCTCGCTCCCTTTGTCTTTTACACAGCGAGAGAATCACCTTACGGCAAGCTCAAGTTGACAAACTGTACGCAGGGTTGAAAGACCTCGCTGAGGAGCGTCGTGGGCGGCTTCAGGAGAGACTGCGGCTGACCCAGCTGAAGCGGGAGGTGGATGACCTGGAACAGTGGATTGCTGAGAGAGAGGTGGTTGCTGGCTCCCATGAACTAGGACAGGACTATGAACATGTCACAGTGAGTATTTTTTCACCAGCACATACTTTGGAGACACTGAAGCTCAGGGAAATTTAGCTGAATTATTAATGTTTTCCACTTGTGCCCTAATTTTCCTTCTTCTAGATGCTGAGAGACAAGTTCCGTGAGTTTGCTCGTGACACCAGCACGATAGGCCAAGAGCGTGTAGATGGTGTTAATGGGCTGGCAGATGACCTGATTGAGTCAGGTCATCCTGAGAACGCTAGTGTGGCTGAGTGGAAGGATGGGTTGAACGAGGCTTGGGCCGATCTGCTGGAGCTGAtcgacacacgcacacaaatgtTAGCAGCCTCCTATGAGTTGCACCGCTTCCATCAGGATGCAATGGAGGTGCTTGGACGTGTTAAGGAGAAGAGGGAGGGGCTGCCTTCTGACCTTGGCCGTGATCTTAACACTGTTCAGCATCTACACAGACAGCACAACACTTTTGAAAATGACATCCAGGCCTTAAGTGGACAGGTCAGCTATCTGTTATGATGataataattataacaataataattccaaTAGAGCCATGTGAATAGGAAACTGACCCCTCTTTGACCTTATAGGTGAACCAGGTGCAAGATGATGCAGCACGGCTGCAGAAGGCTTATGCTGGGGAGAAAGCTGATGACATAAACAGGAGTGAACATGCTGTGACTTCTGCCTGGGAGGGCCTGCTTGAGGCTGGTCAGGCCCGCAGGCTTCTTCTGCTGGACACTGTGGAGAAGTTCCGCTTCTTCAACATGGTGCGAGACCTCATGCTCTGGATGGACGGTGTCAACCTGCAGATAGATGCACATGACAGCCCCAGGTGAATGTCATTATATGCTTAACTTTCTAATTACTGCAAGCTGTACTGTATTGCTGAAATAAACAGTGTAACAACTTATATATGAAAATCTCCCCttattcttctttcttttgtccCAGGGATGTGTCTTCTGCAGGGCTGGTCATTGCCAATCATCAGGACATCAAGTCAGAGATTGAGACCAGAGCAGACAGCTTTACTGCCTGTATTGAGATGGGAAATACTCTTATCAACAATAATCACTATGCAGCTGATGAGGTATTATGTAGTGGATCACTTTCAGTGTTGTCTGTAGTTATGTTAATGCATACTTACAAGAAAGTAAAAAGAGAACACACCTGATGGCCCATTGTGACTTAATGTCAGTCTTTTCATGTGTCCTCCCATTACTGAATGTTCCTTGATTCACAGATCCGGGAAAAACTGGCTCAACTtcaggaaaagagagagaagatcAACAAAAAGTGGCAAGACAAGATGGACCATTTACAAATTGGTATGCAAGCTGAATAATTTTTAGACTTTATATAAGAGCACatgtaatagttcatggcaaAAGAAATGTGGGGATACTTTGGTGTGGGAGCAGACAAGATACAATCAGGGATGTTCAGTTTGAATGTTATCATGGCAGCCATCATTTTTTCCTCTGTCAAGACATGTGAGGTACAATGCTACAAGGTATACACCACATGCTATTCTATAACACGTGTGCTTACAACTATTTGAATGGTGTTGATTGCACTATGGAAAAAGTAGAGCCAGGACTAACTTTTTGTTTggtctgcatttattttatattttgcgGCCATCTTTTCCTAGGAAACACTGCCTGCACCAACCGGATATGAAACCTGTGTTTTTTGCCATTAACCCATTGAGCTTTTGGTCTCGAAGGGCCAACACGTGTACCTGACTCACTACTAATGGTTTTTGATGCTGTTTATActgcatttttttatgttctcaTAGTTTGtttactctcttttttctctctgtcttctgctCCCCTAATCTCTGCATCTCAGTGCTGGAGGTGTTGCAGTTCGGACGCGATGCCTATGTGGCAGAGTCTTGGTTGGCAGGACAAGAACCTCTGGTGCGAGCAGCAGAGCTGGGCTCAAATGTGGATGAGGTAGAGAGCCTAATTAAGCGCCATGAGGCCTTTGAGAAACTTGCTGCAGCCTGGGAAGACCGCTTTGTGCTGCTGGAGAAACTCACTACAGTAAGTAGAGAGATGATCACATAGCAAAGATTATATGTGTATTTGAGAATGGTTTGGATTTGTTCTAAATGGCCTGGTAGATACAGGATGTCCATCACTCATCTATGAATGTAGGCATTGATTCTCCCTCACTCATTCAATTTTTAGTTTAGATAGCACTACTGACTTTCTATTTTTCAGCTTGAGGAGCAAGAGatgcagagaaggagagaggaagaagagagagcacGGCGACCCCCTACACCACCCCCGGCAGAAGTTGCACAATCTGAAGCAGAAAGTCATGCACATGATTCTGCAGCCAGGTAAACCAAAAGAGAATACTACAGAGAGTTCTGGTAGAGCAGAACGGTGTTGGTGTTTAGAATCAACAGACAGAACcgtttttttattaacattccCTCGCTCTCAAACGCAGAACCAGTCTGGACCAGACCACACTCAATCAGTCGGTGTCAGTGAATGGAGTTCACAGCGACAACGACACATCACAGGTGGGTGTTTCGTAGATCCAAATGTTTTGAGTACTACAGGATTTTTTACCATAGGCCTCTGACATGTAATGTCCTGTAATGTCTTTTTCTATGTTCCACATCTCATAATCCCTCAATCTTTGTTAAAAATTTATGAGAAATATCTTTGATGTTGCCATGAGATGTCCACATCTAATAATTGTACATGACAAATCAAGTCATGAAAATatacaagtaaaaaataaaagaaacttgTATCTTATACATATAAAACATGGTGTAACTGCATGTgaatgtgtctctgtctgttctgtctgtgtgGTTGTTCTACTACTAACAGTGTTTTTTTGGTACATACTCCCTTGTCATATAACAATAATTGCTATTATTCAATTGAAAGAAacatctggatttatttttattttttttgccagaGTGGCCATGAAGTCTAATTTCTGAAATTTTAATTTAAGCAAAATACCTAGAAACAATATATATGTATCAATATTTTGTAGAATGGATAAACGGCAACAGCTGATGGGTATTGTTGATGCCAAATATGGGAAACACTTTTTCTGAAAAGGATCAGTGCCACTCGGGGTTTGCAGAGAAAGGAACTCATCCACCACCTCAGGAACCCTGATTCAGTTTCACAGGGCACCTGTGGGGAGGAGGAGGTTGGGATGTTGGTAGGACACAGAAAAACTATTATGCATGTTACATGATCCCAGTGAAAGATCCTCACTGGCAGATGAGAATAAGCACCTTGTGGAAAGCAGAAGTAATCTAATGTTTTGGTTTGCAGCTGACACTACAGAGAAGACTCAGTCAAAAAAAGGGAGccgtttctgtatttattgaacctttcattgtttttaccgtTAATCCACAAAATTGGTGACAAATGTTATTGAAGCCAATCATAATGGTGATGTCTCTGAAAAGTTCTAGAAGTGTATCCCAGTTTTTAACTTTCAAGTTTCTGCCACAGACAGACCTCTTAACAATTTCTTGTTGCGTTTTTATCAGCAGTTATTGTCGCTATCGTTGTCAGTGGGAAAGAAATCAGAGCCTAAACGTGTGTGTAAGCCAAAGCAGCCGGAGCGTGTGAGTACCAAGCCGTGGTCAGCTGTGTAGCTTCCCCTCGCCCCCGTCACAGCCTCCGCTCAGCTCCTGGTCAACTGCAgtgccttttttcttctgttgaGAAGCCATCGCTCTCTGTCACAGATGCAAACCAttgctttatttattcatgtttcatTAATAAATCCCATTGCTGTTTTGAAGGCATGATGCAGATTCATGAACAAATTGTCTCATGGATCAGTTGTAAATGTGCTCATATTGACCAGGACAGGAGTGACTGTCCATGTGAAGTCCAGAGTTGTAAATGTGGTGATAACTGTAGCCGTTCAAAGCTGATTTATATGTAGCTTGTTAGTCTTTTCCTAAATGTGTACACTCCTTGTGATGAgtaaaagtcatttaaaatctCTTTGTAGAAAAAGCTCTACAACGATGAACAGAGACGTCCCCTTAGCTGATGATATTTTCTACTACTGTCAGAATTGAGTACATGAAAAGGCATACTATTGTCTGTGGATTTTGGATTTAGGATTCATATGGTAAATAAAAGCCAGAATACTTTACAAGAGAGATGTGGAGGATTTTAGGCTTTACTGTAATTGAGATTATGTTAAAGTATGgttttgtctgagtttgtgTGTTGCAGTTATTATTTACTAATTTGAAGTTGATCAATAAATTACTGGGACTTGACTGAAGAGGCATAATATTATCTTGAGAACAGTAATATTTGCATTGAAAAATTTTATTTCCCTCTGTTTCAAACAAATATCAGGTTCCTTCAGtacattttggatgtttttgaacattttaactATCAATGTTCAGGGTAGCATGCATGTGTGGTTATCTTAATTGTATGTCTTACCCACACAAGTGACTGTAATTGTCCTTTAATAATGTCAGTGTACTGTGATTATGTGGGACCACGCTGTGCTGTTACCTCAGGTAATCATACAGTGCTGTAAAAGCAAGCATCATCATGGCTTTTCATGTATGGCTGCTTTGCTGCTCACTGCTTCCACCCAGTCGTGTGTTTTTCTACCTCCTCACAACCATTCATGTTCTGGTTTGAACCACAGGGCTCAGAGACTGAGTCTGTGAACGGACCAGGTAGAGACAGCGGGCTGGCATCCTCTCGCCTGGATCCTTCTGCCACATTACCGAGCAGAGGCGGAGCGGAGTCTGAGTCAGATACCATGGAGGGGATGCTCTGTCGAAAACAGGAGATGGAGTCCCACGGCAAAAAGTCAGCTAGCAGGTGAGTGTTGTAATTGGGGGCattaaaatagacttcagaggGGCAAGACAATGAAGACTTGATTTCAGTTAAACAATATTGAAAATGTGCATTTcggaaaactaaattgatggtGTCTTAATCTGCCATAACGTGTTTTAACTGCCGGCCTGTCAGATATGCTGTAGAACTCTAAACAAAATCAGATAAAAGCTTGAAGTTATAATctgttaaatatatatttaaaaatagtgTTTGGCAGTGTCCCTACCTTTTTCTAAGAAAGTCAAAGGCATATTGTACAAAATGTCCTAATCCCATTTCTTTGCTCCCCGTAGGTCCTGGCAGAACGTGTACTGTGTTCTAAGAAAGGGAAGTCTCGGTTTCTATAAAGACGGCAAGAGCGCTACCAACGGCATTCCATACCACGGAGAAGTACCCATCAGCCTCGGAGAGGCTGTGTGTGAGGTTGCCAACGACTATAAAAAGAGGAAATTTGTATTCAAGCTCAGGTGAGAATAGATTTGGCAACTAAAAACCTCAGAACACGGATTCTTGATACAGTTTTCACCCTGTtagattttataaataaaatgagagGCTGTGACGAAATGCCAATAGGATTAAGGAGATGTAATGGACTTTGTAGTTTACATGTGACTAATGGTTTACCTCTTCAACCCTCGGTCTGCAGGCTAGGGGATGGAAAAGAGTATCTGTTCCAAGCAAAGGATGAGGTAAGATGTATAGAACAGAATTACTTTActaaaatgaataattaaatacaaattgtgtctgtgtgctgtgaCTCTTCTTGATGATGGTTATATATAATACATgtttttgaccttttgtttaAAGGCGGAGATGAGCTCCTGGATCCGTTCCATCATCAGCTCCATTCCAACAGGATCAGAGGATTCGCCCGTAGGTCCAAGGGCCCTCAGCCGTGCCATGACGATGCCTCCCATCTCCCCCAGCTCAGGTGATGCTGGAGGTGTAACAATGCGCAACAAAGATGGGAAAGAAAAGGATCGTGAGAAGAGGTTTAGCTTCTTTGGCAAGAAAAAATAGAACACTTGTAAAATTGATGAAAACTACATTTGTCAAAATTTCAACAACCAGAAGCCGGCTGAAAGCAAAGTACAAACaggtcacacaaacacactgctcTCAGTGCAGGCCCCAAGGAATTTGTGGACAGCTACTGTATGTGGCGgagaactttttttctttatctgatTCTCTCCATCGCCCGTTTTATCTGTCATTTGCTTTTCATCCACTTCATATTTCACGTTTAGTTGCACCAAACAATGAAAGCCCTCATCCAATTTCAGCCAACTGGCTGAGCGTATTAATCAGTAACAGGTGTGGTGGCATTAGCAGGGATTCAGACCCAGTTCAGTTCCAATCCACCAAAACGGCCGTCCCTCAGCATGAATATTTTCTCCTGACTTGCTGAGCCGTTTTGATGCCGTgccatttaataaaacaatggaTGGTGGCTTTCCACTGTTGTGCACATTGCTTTTATTACCCCACTTTAAAGCGCTCTCTCTTTGGGAAGGATCACATcagtctctttttctgttcttgGTATTGATGTTGTTAACCTGACCGAtattattgctattattattaatattatttatctTTTGCTA comes from the Etheostoma spectabile isolate EspeVRDwgs_2016 chromosome 13, UIUC_Espe_1.0, whole genome shotgun sequence genome and includes:
- the sptbn2 gene encoding spectrin family protein isoform X2, with the protein product MSTISPTDFDSLEIQQQYNDINNRWDLAAETDWDNENSSARLFERSRIKALADEREAVQKKTFTKWVNSHLGRVTCRIGDLYTDLRDGRMLIRLLEVLSGEQLPKPTKGRMRIHCLENVDKALQFLKEQKVHLENMGSHDIVDGNHRLTLGLIWTIILRFQIQDISVETADNKEKKSAKDALLLWCQMKTAGYPNVNIHNFTTSWRDGLAFSAIVHKHRPDVIEFDNLKRSNAHYNLQNAFNVAEKELGLTKLLDPEDVNVDQPDEKSIITYVATYYHYFSKMKALAVEGKRIGKVLDYAIEADELIEKYETLASELLQWIEQTIGTLNDRQLANSLNAVQNQLQAFNSYRTVEKPPKFTEKGNLEVLLFTIQSKMRANNQKVYMPREGKLISDINKAWERLEKAEHERELALRNELIRQEKLEMLAARFDRKAAMRETWLSENQRLVSQDNFGTDLGAVEAATRKHEAIETDIGAYWERVAAVEAVAKELEAERYHDVRRVIARRDNVLRLWEYLKELLAARRERLNAHRDLQRLFEEMRYIMDWMAEMKGRLQSQDSGKHLHDVLDLLQKHTLVEADISAQAERIKAVQGAAQRFTSYEQAYKPCEPGLVSEKVDLLGQAYEELGKLAGKRRLRLEDSHRLWQFLWDVGEEAAWIREQEQILASGDCGRDLTSALHLLSKHEAFRDEMAARYGPLSNSIAAGEALVKEGHFGAPEVTERIDDIRAQWTHLEEATKLREQSLKEAVALHQFQTDANDMEVWIMETLRQVSSQEVGHDEFSTQTLARKQREIEEEIQSHRPGIDSLHEQVQALPQAYIHFPEVDGRLPAIEQRFEELESLSAARRQALEGALALYRMFSEAGACQLWVEEKEQWLHGMEIPTKLEDLEVVQQRFETLEPEMNNLGIRVADVNQVAEQLLSSDNCSKAQIHQTRDQLHNRWKEFEQLAGQKKIALESALNIQNYHLECNEIQTWMKEKTKVIESTQSLGNDLAGVMALQRKLTGMERDLEAIQGKLDDLRNEAEKLATEHPDQAGEIQGHLAGIQDVWEELNATMKRREESLGEASKLQGFLRDLDDFQSWLSRTQTAVASEDIPTSLAEAESLLAQHESIKNEVDNYKEDYEKMRAVGEEVTQGQTDAQHMFLAQRLQALDTGWHELRRMWENRHSLLAQAFDYQTFLRDAKQAEAFLNSQEYVLSHIEMPTSLQGAEEAIKKHEDFLTTTEASEEKITGVVEAGRRLINDCNANSDKIQEKVDSIQERHVKNKEAANELLTKLKDNRELQHFLQDGQELTLWINEKMLTAQDMSYDEARNLHSKWQKHQAFMAELASNKDWLDKIDKEGQALVAEKPELKPVVQQTLEDLQRQWEELEGTTRTKAQCLFDANRAELFTQSCSALDVWLKNLEGQLYSDDYGKDLTSVNILLKKHQMLEHQMEVREKEVQSLQSQALALSQEDAGLAEVDGQQRRVTDNFSNLQDPLELRRQRLLASKEAHQFNRDLEDEILWVKERMPLADSTDHGKDLPTVQLLIKKNQTLQKEIQGHQPRIDDIHRRGKTQSQVDGERQSVLEERLVELRDLWDQLIAETDKRHARLIEANRAQQFYTDAAEAEAWMGEQELHMMSEEKAKDEQSALVMVKKHQTLEQALEDYAQTIHQLANSSRLMVTSEHPESERITLRQAQVDKLYAGLKDLAEERRGRLQERLRLTQLKREVDDLEQWIAEREVVAGSHELGQDYEHVTMLRDKFREFARDTSTIGQERVDGVNGLADDLIESGHPENASVAEWKDGLNEAWADLLELIDTRTQMLAASYELHRFHQDAMEVLGRVKEKREGLPSDLGRDLNTVQHLHRQHNTFENDIQALSGQVNQVQDDAARLQKAYAGEKADDINRSEHAVTSAWEGLLEAGQARRLLLLDTVEKFRFFNMVRDLMLWMDGVNLQIDAHDSPRDVSSAGLVIANHQDIKSEIETRADSFTACIEMGNTLINNNHYAADEIREKLAQLQEKREKINKKWQDKMDHLQIVLEVLQFGRDAYVAESWLAGQEPLVRAAELGSNVDEVESLIKRHEAFEKLAAAWEDRFVLLEKLTTLEEQEMQRRREEEERARRPPTPPPAEVAQSEAESHAHDSAARTSLDQTTLNQSVSVNGVHSDNDTSQLLSLSLSVGKKSEPKRVCKPKQPERGSETESVNGPGRDSGLASSRLDPSATLPSRGGAESESDTMEGMLCRKQEMESHGKKSASRSWQNVYCVLRKGSLGFYKDGKSATNGIPYHGEVPISLGEAVCEVANDYKKRKFVFKLRLGDGKEYLFQAKDEAEMSSWIRSIISSIPTGSEDSPVGPRALSRAMTMPPISPSSGDAGGVTMRNKDGKEKDREKRFSFFGKKK